One part of the Acidobacteriota bacterium genome encodes these proteins:
- a CDS encoding ATP-grasp domain-containing protein has product MNQKKKPRVLLFHCERFAFSKLQQEDLFDITLVVKSEAAKDRVDTSYTRNVHIVDHMDSEGLVALGRQLHAEAPLDAVFALRDEPALPAAQICRELGIAGVSGEAVATVDSKARLRKLLNSRGIGSVRFQVVPQPVKDVSALVEAIGLPLICKPHNSSGSILVRKCNTREELEDYLDEYPFEAPLLVEEFLEGREYSVESFTRDGRHHVVAITEKFTTGAPNFVETGHIVPAALSEQERDQIVGVVLQLLEALELDLGPTHTEVMLTATGPRIIESHIRPGGDGIEQLVDEAYDFVMTTETLKGLTGLPMKMPLSRARCHVTSQFFGFPSGTLKRAEGFEEMSKKEGVKVFQFPYSPGDHMRLVRSSHTRHGYFGCVADSRQDLDRLINEIRAGCRVEVEVEE; this is encoded by the coding sequence ATGAATCAGAAGAAGAAACCCAGAGTCTTGTTGTTCCATTGTGAACGTTTCGCCTTCTCCAAGCTTCAGCAGGAGGACCTCTTCGACATCACGTTAGTGGTCAAGAGCGAGGCCGCCAAAGACCGGGTCGACACCAGCTACACCAGAAACGTACACATCGTCGATCATATGGACTCGGAAGGTCTGGTCGCCTTGGGCCGCCAACTGCACGCCGAAGCGCCTCTCGATGCCGTTTTCGCTCTTCGCGACGAACCGGCGCTGCCCGCTGCCCAGATCTGCCGGGAACTGGGAATCGCGGGCGTCAGCGGCGAGGCCGTGGCCACCGTCGATTCCAAGGCACGCCTCAGGAAGCTGCTCAACTCGCGCGGCATCGGGTCCGTCCGCTTCCAGGTCGTACCCCAACCGGTCAAGGACGTGTCAGCACTGGTGGAGGCCATCGGATTGCCTTTGATCTGCAAGCCTCACAACAGTTCGGGCAGCATCCTGGTCCGCAAGTGCAACACAAGGGAGGAACTGGAGGATTATCTCGATGAATATCCCTTCGAAGCGCCGCTGCTGGTAGAGGAGTTCCTGGAAGGGCGCGAGTACTCGGTGGAAAGCTTCACTCGGGACGGGCGGCACCACGTGGTGGCCATCACCGAGAAATTCACCACCGGCGCTCCCAACTTCGTGGAGACGGGGCATATCGTCCCGGCAGCCCTGAGCGAGCAGGAAAGGGACCAGATCGTGGGCGTCGTGCTGCAGCTTCTGGAAGCCCTGGAACTCGACCTGGGGCCTACCCACACCGAAGTCATGCTGACCGCCACTGGACCCAGGATCATCGAGTCCCACATCCGGCCGGGAGGGGACGGGATTGAACAGCTCGTCGATGAGGCCTATGATTTCGTCATGACGACCGAGACCCTTAAAGGGCTGACCGGACTGCCCATGAAGATGCCCTTGAGCCGCGCCCGATGTCATGTGACCTCGCAGTTCTTCGGGTTTCCCTCGGGCACGCTGAAGCGGGCCGAGGGTTTCGAGGAAATGTCCAAGAAAGAGGGGGTCAAGGTCTTTCAATTCCCCTACTCGCCCGGCGATCATATGCGTCTGGTCCGAAGCTCTCATACCCGGCACGGCTATTTCGGGTGCGTGGCCGACAGCCGCCAAGACCTGGACCGCCTGATCAACGAGATCCGAGCCGGCTGCAGAGTGGAGGTGGAAGTCGAGGAGTAA
- a CDS encoding aminotransferase class V-fold PLP-dependent enzyme, translated as MGIFQEIGVKPFINAVATHTRYGGAIMAPPVVEAMTEAARHSVNLYELQEAAGRAIASMTRNEACYISCGATSGVQLAVAACMVGSDEEAASRLPCRGRRFNVVMQASQQGTEADTAVRNTGAEIRLAGSPSGVTADQLSAAIDSDTAAVVTLDWEGDNVVEVAQVVEAARPRRVPVIVDGADCVPPSSHFWRYTRDCGADALVVSGGKRLRGPQNTGLVLGSRKIIGDCTFLGNPNDRFGRSMKVSKEAMAGIYAAVRHLLANEKEEAEAASARARTLHKGLSGLADVSVRRTGHEVQVRLHAPRLSDSQIRSRLLEGDSPVLAFCRNQTLRIDASLLQPGQETTLLRRLLQVLA; from the coding sequence GTGGGAATCTTCCAGGAAATCGGGGTCAAGCCGTTCATCAACGCCGTCGCCACTCACACCCGCTACGGCGGGGCCATCATGGCGCCTCCCGTGGTGGAGGCCATGACCGAGGCCGCCCGCCATTCGGTCAACCTCTACGAGCTGCAGGAGGCGGCCGGACGCGCCATCGCCTCCATGACCCGCAACGAGGCCTGCTACATTTCCTGCGGAGCCACCTCGGGAGTGCAGTTGGCGGTGGCCGCCTGTATGGTGGGCAGCGACGAGGAGGCGGCTTCCCGACTGCCCTGCCGGGGCCGGCGCTTCAATGTCGTGATGCAGGCCTCGCAGCAGGGAACCGAGGCCGATACCGCCGTCCGCAACACCGGGGCCGAGATCCGTCTGGCCGGCAGTCCCTCGGGCGTCACCGCCGATCAACTGTCGGCGGCCATCGACAGCGACACCGCCGCCGTGGTGACCCTCGATTGGGAAGGCGACAATGTGGTCGAAGTCGCTCAGGTGGTGGAAGCCGCGCGCCCTCGCCGGGTGCCTGTGATCGTCGACGGAGCCGACTGCGTCCCGCCCTCTTCTCATTTCTGGAGGTATACCCGCGATTGCGGAGCCGACGCTCTGGTCGTCAGCGGCGGGAAACGCTTGCGCGGTCCCCAGAACACGGGACTGGTGCTGGGCAGCCGCAAGATCATCGGGGACTGTACCTTCCTTGGCAACCCCAACGACCGCTTCGGCCGCTCCATGAAGGTCAGCAAAGAAGCCATGGCCGGCATCTACGCCGCCGTCAGGCATCTTCTGGCCAACGAAAAGGAGGAAGCCGAGGCCGCCTCCGCCCGGGCCCGGACCTTGCACAAGGGCCTGTCCGGCTTGGCCGATGTCTCCGTCCGCCGCACGGGTCACGAGGTGCAAGTCCGGCTGCACGCCCCGCGGCTTTCCGACAGCCAGATCCGCTCCCGCCTGTTGGAGGGAGACTCGCCTGTTCTGGCCTTCTGCCG